In Gammaproteobacteria bacterium, one genomic interval encodes:
- a CDS encoding MFS transporter: MSKRYQSTLIIKHDSLQKGILLTVCIGFFLVCLDTSVVNVALDNLRLGLHIDVSGLQWTVTSYTLSFASLLLGAGALGDRIGARKVFVFGLSIFSIASLLCGLAPSLWFLIFARILQGGGAALLVANSLSILHHIFVQPRAKARAFGVWGGVGGIAIAAGPVLGGFLLSMFGWRSIFLLNIPFCLLGIYMVFCFIPKIERSPKQIKFFAQVISILALGSLTYSCISAGSKGWTHYSVVIGVFVFIISTIAFILAEVFSSSPLLPRGIFHRRGFTAALIVGIIINFGYYGQLFVLSLYFQQIKGYSALETGFAFLPQAIIGALTAFFCGKLTAKIGPGIPMCIGLLIGFSGFITLTFINQNSSYLAIIMPMLIVGFGMSFIAPSTVSAAMSSASSADGGVVSGIINAARQSGSVLGIAILGSLIGSIAFTAGMSLAFFIAAGFYFVGLCLTVFWILPQQNSINSKTELNVVDDLTP, from the coding sequence TTGTCTAAAAGATATCAATCAACTCTTATAATAAAACATGATTCATTGCAAAAGGGTATATTACTTACCGTATGCATAGGTTTTTTTCTCGTTTGCTTAGACACGAGTGTCGTCAATGTTGCTTTAGATAATCTACGTTTAGGTCTACATATAGACGTAAGCGGATTACAATGGACAGTTACCTCCTACACTTTGAGTTTTGCTTCATTGCTTTTAGGTGCCGGTGCATTAGGGGATCGTATAGGTGCAAGAAAAGTTTTTGTGTTTGGGTTATCCATTTTTTCTATTGCTTCCTTGTTATGCGGCTTAGCACCTTCTTTGTGGTTTTTAATCTTCGCAAGAATTCTGCAAGGGGGTGGAGCTGCACTACTTGTTGCAAATTCTCTGTCCATTCTTCATCATATTTTTGTTCAACCACGTGCCAAAGCACGAGCTTTTGGTGTTTGGGGTGGTGTCGGCGGTATCGCGATTGCAGCCGGTCCAGTTCTAGGTGGTTTTTTACTTTCGATGTTTGGTTGGCGCTCTATTTTTTTATTGAATATACCGTTTTGTCTTTTAGGCATATATATGGTATTTTGTTTTATTCCAAAAATAGAACGTTCGCCTAAGCAGATAAAATTTTTTGCTCAAGTTATTTCCATTCTAGCCCTTGGGTCATTGACTTATTCTTGCATTTCTGCGGGATCAAAGGGATGGACTCACTATTCTGTGGTCATAGGCGTTTTTGTATTCATTATTTCAACTATTGCCTTCATTTTAGCGGAAGTTTTCTCATCCTCACCGTTACTACCTAGAGGTATTTTTCACCGCCGAGGTTTTACCGCAGCTTTAATCGTTGGAATCATCATCAATTTTGGATATTACGGTCAACTATTTGTCCTAAGTCTGTATTTTCAACAAATTAAAGGGTATTCCGCCCTTGAAACAGGATTTGCTTTTTTACCTCAGGCAATCATTGGTGCATTAACCGCATTTTTTTGTGGAAAATTGACTGCAAAAATAGGCCCTGGTATCCCCATGTGTATTGGCTTACTTATAGGATTTTCCGGATTTATTACACTAACGTTTATTAATCAAAATAGTTCTTATTTGGCGATCATTATGCCTATGCTGATTGTTGGATTTGGCATGTCATTCATTGCCCCTTCAACAGTTTCTGCAGCCATGTCTTCTGCTTCGTCCGCTGATGGAGGAGTTGTTTCTGGTATCATTAATGCCGCCCGTCAGAGCGGAAGTGTTCTGGGGATTGCAATTTTAGGCAGTTTGATCGGCTCTATTGCTTTTACCGCCGGAATGAGTCTTGCATTTTTTATTGCAGCTGGTTTTTACTTTGTTGGGCTTTGTTTGACTGTATTTTGGATTTTGCCACAACAAAATAGCATAAATTCTAAAACGGAATTAAATGTGGTTGATGATCTGACCCCTTAA
- a CDS encoding alpha/beta hydrolase, which translates to MMASVSKSVITHKGIFYTRISTNLSLDAPVILFIHGIGESSLCFKEALLHSNLLGLGTLIMPDLPGFGASIHASVSNYEDYISIATDNLLCLIGEVAINHNPLILISHSAGNVIALNLLPQLKNHLIAYVDMDGIYAAEPWRYSSQVHRYASADIFYSQAYNNLLTEIQTAPNESLLRYYSSFVRCYPEAFYQYAKATQKFLIHQKYYLNFVKGKHLFIASKKINGLLLNQLETSDIKVIQLSCLGHWVMLEEPQKVYDLIVHWITNIHIPIDTDQCCYPYEWNH; encoded by the coding sequence ATGATGGCATCTGTTAGTAAATCTGTTATTACTCATAAGGGAATTTTTTATACCCGCATAAGTACAAATTTATCATTAGATGCTCCCGTCATACTTTTTATTCATGGTATCGGGGAATCTAGTTTATGCTTCAAAGAGGCTCTTCTTCATAGCAATTTATTAGGGTTAGGAACTTTAATAATGCCAGACTTACCTGGGTTTGGCGCGTCCATTCATGCAAGCGTTTCAAACTACGAAGATTATATTAGTATTGCAACCGATAATCTGTTGTGTTTAATAGGAGAGGTCGCAATAAATCATAATCCTCTTATACTAATCAGTCACTCTGCTGGGAATGTTATTGCCTTAAATTTACTCCCCCAGCTTAAAAATCATTTGATTGCTTATGTAGATATGGATGGAATTTACGCAGCAGAGCCATGGCGTTATAGCAGCCAAGTGCATCGATATGCCTCAGCTGACATATTTTATAGTCAAGCATACAATAACTTATTAACTGAAATTCAAACAGCACCTAATGAATCTCTTCTGCGTTACTATAGTAGTTTTGTTCGTTGCTACCCAGAAGCATTTTATCAATATGCGAAAGCCACTCAGAAATTCTTAATTCACCAAAAATATTACTTAAATTTTGTTAAAGGAAAACATTTATTTATAGCTTCGAAAAAAATTAACGGCCTGTTACTTAACCAACTAGAAACATCTGACATAAAGGTTATTCAATTATCATGTTTAGGACATTGGGTAATGCTGGAAGAACCTCAAAAAGTTTATGATTTAATAGTACATTGGATTACTAATATTCATATCCCCATAGATACTGACCAATGCTGCTATCCGTATGAATGGAATCATTGA
- a CDS encoding methyltransferase domain-containing protein, with protein MKYSEVADEYKKIAKNQASAGEELISLIFFKGQESILDLGCGTGHLAFELSKKTSGRVIGIDPSEGMIRQAKKSYGEFIKFVCEKGENMAFTSQFDVIFCNSVFHWFKDPVPVLKKIHQALKNQGVFALQTPVTEWCDFIVDAIDQTCKSDNIKQYMEHYLNPWFHLKNASAYQALLEYHGFNVRLAFDEDVTTQACDFEKIVGLFNSGPALAYLNFENYSIPCSENFKNNFIDTLHQIIRQKMGNRTVVDITYHRAFLIACKYDGIC; from the coding sequence ATGAAATATTCTGAAGTGGCGGATGAATATAAAAAAATTGCTAAAAATCAAGCTTCTGCTGGCGAAGAGCTAATTAGTTTGATTTTTTTTAAAGGACAAGAGTCTATTTTAGATTTAGGGTGTGGGACCGGACATCTTGCTTTCGAGTTAAGTAAAAAAACTTCGGGACGGGTAATAGGGATCGATCCCTCAGAAGGTATGATTCGACAAGCTAAAAAGTCTTATGGTGAGTTTATAAAATTTGTTTGTGAAAAAGGTGAAAATATGGCTTTCACCTCTCAATTTGATGTAATTTTTTGTAATTCTGTGTTTCACTGGTTTAAAGATCCTGTTCCTGTGCTAAAAAAAATTCACCAAGCATTAAAAAATCAAGGTGTATTTGCTTTGCAAACTCCAGTAACTGAATGGTGTGATTTTATTGTAGATGCCATTGATCAAACCTGTAAATCAGACAATATAAAACAATATATGGAACACTATTTAAATCCATGGTTTCATCTTAAAAATGCCAGTGCTTATCAAGCCTTATTAGAATATCATGGTTTTAATGTTCGTTTAGCTTTTGATGAAGATGTTACTACCCAAGCTTGTGATTTTGAAAAAATAGTTGGCTTATTTAATTCTGGACCAGCTTTAGCTTATCTTAACTTCGAAAACTACTCTATTCCATGTAGTGAAAATTTTAAAAATAACTTTATCGATACTTTACATCAAATTATTCGTCAAAAGATGGGTAACAGGACAGTGGTTGATATTACTTATCATAGAGCTTTCTTAATTGCTTGTAAGTATGATGGCATCTGTTAG
- the nadA gene encoding quinolinate synthase NadA: protein MNIQIENAIDLMAKQDCKLVSHYYTNPLVQDLAENSGGFVGDSLDMAIWSRKQSCQSILVAGVYFMAETIKILNPDKHVYIVDENATCSLDLSCGYDDFMLFCQNNPDRTVIAYINTSAKVKTLADWVVTSRKAVELIYYLECKGEKILWAPDKHMGSYLKQETKADILCWDGACIVHESLKAKGIANLIEKNPDAAVFVHPEAPLEVINLATLVGSTKDMIDQIQKIKNKQIIVATDRGIIYKLTKIAPEKEIIEAPSGGTGATCVACAHCPWMEMNTLDKIISQLNHKNSEILLDEEIIYKAQRPLEKMLNIDNLIYRY, encoded by the coding sequence ATGAATATACAGATTGAGAATGCTATTGACTTGATGGCAAAGCAAGATTGTAAACTAGTTTCTCACTATTATACAAATCCATTAGTGCAAGATCTTGCAGAAAATTCTGGGGGGTTTGTCGGTGACTCACTAGATATGGCCATATGGAGTCGTAAGCAAAGCTGTCAATCTATTCTAGTTGCTGGCGTGTATTTCATGGCTGAAACTATTAAAATTCTAAATCCAGATAAACATGTTTATATTGTTGACGAAAATGCTACTTGTTCCTTGGATTTAAGTTGCGGATATGATGACTTTATGTTGTTTTGTCAAAATAACCCAGATAGAACGGTAATTGCTTATATTAATACATCTGCTAAAGTAAAAACACTAGCCGATTGGGTTGTTACCTCGAGAAAAGCTGTTGAATTAATTTATTATCTAGAATGTAAAGGTGAAAAAATTTTGTGGGCTCCAGATAAGCACATGGGTTCTTACTTAAAGCAAGAAACCAAAGCAGATATTTTATGTTGGGATGGAGCTTGTATTGTTCATGAGTCTCTAAAGGCAAAAGGAATTGCAAATCTGATTGAAAAAAATCCTGATGCTGCTGTTTTTGTGCACCCAGAAGCCCCCTTAGAAGTAATTAATCTTGCCACTCTTGTAGGGTCTACAAAAGACATGATTGATCAAATTCAAAAAATTAAAAATAAACAAATTATTGTTGCTACTGATCGAGGAATAATTTATAAGTTAACTAAAATTGCTCCTGAAAAGGAGATTATAGAAGCGCCAAGCGGAGGGACTGGGGCTACCTGTGTCGCTTGTGCTCATTGTCCTTGGATGGAGATGAACACATTGGATAAAATTATTTCTCAATTAAACCATAAAAATTCAGAAATATTATTAGATGAAGAGATAATCTATAAGGCACAGAGACCATTAGAAAAAATGCTTAATATAGACAACTTAATATACCGTTATTAA
- a CDS encoding queuosine precursor transporter, giving the protein MKIIEAFKNFVFTWLYRIQNFFDSHYSYELEGFSLEKGQTSVIYRVQGKYQTYKRNLIDCYNDQAFLSSFSPLNVKQICQQYFADSPSTKDVVSTNKVFYPIRIPARRQKYLPCLGMLYIGLLTTSILLSPNLVRVGPYTEPGGILLFPLTYLLADTISEVYGYQIVRLIIWSVLLCLTIVTIGICASIMLPPLSSKANTEYIHVFGNMPRLFLANGISIVLSDFSNAYFFSKLKIVNHGKYLWLRVIGASAMGEITYTIIWIFIFFITQLSLGQMISMAVQNYFFKVVYSAFFIPLFYILSSKLKKAEGLDTYDYNISYNMFSTKLDDFSKSKE; this is encoded by the coding sequence ATGAAAATTATTGAAGCTTTCAAGAATTTTGTTTTTACATGGCTTTATAGAATTCAAAATTTCTTTGACAGCCATTATAGCTATGAGCTAGAGGGATTTTCTTTAGAGAAAGGACAAACTTCAGTAATATATAGGGTTCAAGGAAAATATCAAACTTACAAAAGAAATTTAATTGACTGTTACAATGACCAAGCTTTTCTTTCATCTTTTTCACCTTTAAACGTAAAACAAATTTGTCAGCAATATTTTGCTGATTCGCCATCCACAAAAGATGTTGTATCTACTAATAAAGTTTTCTATCCAATAAGAATACCAGCCAGAAGACAAAAGTATCTTCCCTGTCTTGGGATGCTTTATATTGGTTTGCTGACTACATCTATTTTACTTTCACCTAATCTTGTTAGAGTTGGTCCTTACACAGAGCCTGGAGGAATTTTATTGTTTCCTCTGACCTATTTACTTGCGGATACTATTTCTGAAGTTTATGGTTATCAAATTGTAAGACTTATTATTTGGAGCGTGCTTTTGTGTTTAACCATAGTTACAATCGGTATATGCGCTTCAATTATGCTGCCCCCACTCTCAAGCAAAGCTAATACTGAATATATTCATGTTTTTGGAAATATGCCAAGATTGTTTTTGGCTAACGGAATATCAATCGTTTTATCAGACTTTTCTAATGCATATTTCTTTTCTAAATTAAAAATTGTTAACCATGGAAAATATTTATGGTTACGTGTAATAGGCGCTTCAGCTATGGGAGAGATTACATATACGATAATTTGGATTTTTATATTTTTTATTACTCAACTTTCTCTTGGGCAAATGATATCCATGGCAGTTCAAAATTATTTTTTTAAAGTGGTCTATAGTGCTTTTTTTATTCCTCTCTTTTACATATTATCATCTAAACTTAAAAAAGCTGAAGGATTGGACACTTATGATTACAACATTTCATACAATATGTTTTCAACCAAACTGGATGATTTTAGTAAGAGCAAGGAGTAA
- a CDS encoding S24 family peptidase produces the protein MATGSSALKTHYPTQLTEVSQIPILSWEKIGEENQMPYEGMVGGTFDHSDLSYALKIKDDSMSPKFEVGDVLLVSENDKPEHGDYVIANILANSLKICRKYQNENESKLVALNPGYGVIHYNDTKFEIIAIVKESRMNLRV, from the coding sequence TTGGCTACTGGGTCTTCCGCTCTTAAAACTCACTATCCAACTCAATTAACAGAGGTATCTCAAATACCTATTTTATCTTGGGAGAAAATAGGTGAGGAAAATCAAATGCCTTATGAGGGTATGGTTGGAGGAACCTTCGATCATTCAGATCTAAGTTATGCTCTTAAAATTAAGGACGACTCAATGTCACCAAAATTTGAGGTTGGCGACGTATTGTTAGTTTCAGAGAATGATAAACCCGAGCATGGAGATTATGTGATCGCAAATATTTTGGCTAATTCACTAAAAATATGTCGAAAATATCAAAATGAAAATGAGTCAAAGCTTGTTGCACTTAATCCAGGCTATGGCGTGATACATTATAACGATACAAAATTCGAAATTATTGCAATAGTTAAAGAAAGCAGGATGAACCTTAGAGTATGA
- a CDS encoding TraM recognition domain-containing protein, with product MDALTDREVSTAVGNALFADLVAVAGRLYKHGLYDGFYKTATQSKALPRICVHSDEFNEIIGDEFIPLLNKGRGAGITVAAYTQTWSDVEARLKAAAKAGQVAGNFGTIVMFRCKEARTVEMLLEQLPRVPILRVIPASSSSDTAHGEEGVFFRSSNEDRLSHSEQRLIEQNDVLNLSKGQAFALLEGGKLYKLRMPLPQQESVEVPADLENILRLMSSQSHCFLKAA from the coding sequence TTGGATGCCTTAACGGATCGTGAGGTATCTACGGCGGTAGGGAATGCCTTATTTGCTGATCTAGTCGCTGTCGCCGGTCGGCTGTATAAGCACGGCTTGTATGATGGTTTTTATAAAACAGCCACGCAAAGTAAAGCCCTCCCTCGCATTTGCGTTCATTCGGATGAATTCAATGAAATCATTGGCGATGAATTCATCCCTTTGCTCAACAAGGGTCGAGGCGCAGGCATCACCGTCGCAGCTTACACACAGACCTGGTCTGATGTCGAAGCCCGTCTAAAGGCCGCCGCCAAAGCGGGTCAAGTCGCTGGTAATTTTGGCACGATCGTGATGTTTCGTTGCAAAGAAGCACGCACGGTTGAAATGCTATTGGAGCAATTACCCCGAGTCCCCATTTTGCGGGTTATCCCTGCCTCAAGCAGTAGTGACACGGCGCATGGTGAGGAAGGGGTCTTCTTCCGCTCCAGTAATGAAGATCGCCTCTCCCACAGTGAGCAGCGTCTGATAGAACAAAACGACGTATTGAATTTATCAAAGGGACAGGCTTTTGCTCTTCTGGAAGGGGGAAAGCTATATAAGTTGCGTATGCCGCTGCCTCAACAGGAGTCTGTTGAAGTACCAGCGGATCTGGAAAATATTTTGCGCTTAATGTCTTCGCAATCGCACTGTTTTCTCAAAGCCGCTTAG
- a CDS encoding TraI domain-containing protein, with translation MEKVTEPQLLPCLSGEAISRQPLIQPLLLQLKSLISAPPDVYQQLYLATFTAFAEFCQAMPFDVKQPEPYSLLKRQLELAVTALKLRRGYMLPQHSESESIAEQEPLWTYAVFTVCLLTGLARLQTDRAVNLYLNNNEKLGQWSVLAGTLYEPKTYYTITARPNHALIDSSHCMALLVGKLIPSYAMRWLASYPDVFDSWWQAITSGVQVERNDSLMGLIKKAIEEIEYPLHSEKLKAIKKPAASTLEDFTVWLEQQYQDSDNDSENNSFLRVTPGLFIESKRIDDFLSCYPQYSSQEHLLENLHDYLLEKNHSVLHRYRPDRFENRLILEGIILQVMYLPDFLKSLPIQSNFVSEIPL, from the coding sequence ATGGAAAAAGTCACAGAACCTCAATTATTGCCTTGTTTATCAGGTGAAGCTATTAGCCGACAGCCACTGATACAGCCACTACTATTACAATTGAAATCCCTCATCAGTGCGCCTCCCGATGTATATCAACAATTGTATCTTGCTACTTTCACAGCGTTTGCAGAATTTTGCCAAGCCATGCCTTTTGACGTTAAGCAACCGGAACCCTATAGCTTACTGAAACGGCAATTGGAGCTAGCGGTCACTGCTTTAAAATTACGTCGCGGTTACATGTTGCCTCAACATTCTGAGAGCGAATCCATCGCTGAGCAAGAACCTTTATGGACTTATGCAGTTTTCACAGTTTGCTTATTAACCGGATTGGCACGGTTACAAACAGATCGCGCTGTAAATTTATACCTGAACAATAATGAAAAACTCGGTCAGTGGTCAGTATTAGCTGGCACTTTGTATGAGCCAAAAACTTATTACACAATAACCGCTCGTCCCAATCACGCATTAATAGATTCCAGTCATTGCATGGCGCTTCTTGTAGGAAAACTTATTCCTTCCTACGCCATGCGCTGGCTGGCTTCGTATCCTGATGTCTTTGATAGTTGGTGGCAAGCCATCACATCAGGCGTGCAAGTAGAAAGAAATGACTCACTTATGGGTTTAATAAAAAAAGCAATTGAGGAAATAGAATATCCATTACATTCTGAAAAACTTAAAGCGATAAAAAAACCAGCTGCTAGCACCTTAGAAGATTTCACCGTATGGTTAGAGCAGCAATATCAGGATAGCGACAATGATTCAGAGAATAATTCATTCCTGCGTGTTACTCCCGGTTTATTTATTGAATCAAAGCGCATTGATGATTTCCTGTCTTGCTATCCACAATATTCCTCTCAAGAACATCTACTAGAAAATCTCCATGATTATTTATTAGAAAAAAATCATTCCGTACTCCACCGTTACCGGCCAGATCGATTTGAAAATCGTCTGATTTTAGAAGGGATCATACTGCAAGTAATGTATTTACCAGACTTTTTAAAATCACTTCCGATTCAGTCTAATTTCGTCAGTGAAATTCCCTTATAG
- a CDS encoding TIGR03761 family integrating conjugative element protein, with amino-acid sequence MTKSQQTENHELIPESSQTKALPLYMDGDIHLTLHTRLAQSLLNGNWKAYQQGLWQFATKVRDLWKGHQADDPYADWCFMKIDEKINHIQEAMQKIEQHLTYRLSQLRGFNIPLFENPKPMPLTLRFVTPFSYMAAAVLSELDYISRQAYTLRHIGQIVEFNQLPISVVPSIRQLFSIPLAWKVHVSRQDIRDNNALAKEAKDKMGEIPAVILNKELKFLFLLNTLSGR; translated from the coding sequence GTGACAAAATCTCAGCAAACTGAAAATCATGAATTAATTCCAGAATCCTCTCAAACAAAGGCACTGCCGCTTTATATGGATGGAGATATCCACCTCACTTTACACACCCGGTTAGCGCAATCCTTATTAAATGGCAATTGGAAAGCCTATCAACAGGGTTTGTGGCAGTTTGCTACGAAGGTACGTGATTTATGGAAAGGGCATCAAGCAGATGACCCTTATGCAGATTGGTGCTTCATGAAAATAGACGAGAAAATAAATCATATTCAAGAAGCGATGCAAAAAATAGAACAGCATTTAACGTACCGCTTATCACAACTACGTGGATTTAATATCCCTTTATTTGAAAATCCAAAACCGATGCCATTAACGTTGAGATTTGTCACACCTTTTAGTTACATGGCGGCTGCTGTACTGTCGGAGTTAGACTATATCTCACGACAAGCTTATACCTTACGCCATATCGGGCAAATCGTGGAATTCAACCAGCTCCCAATCAGCGTGGTGCCAAGTATTCGTCAGTTATTTTCTATTCCCTTAGCTTGGAAAGTGCATGTCTCGCGCCAAGATATCCGTGATAATAATGCGCTGGCAAAAGAAGCCAAAGATAAAATGGGCGAAATCCCCGCGGTGATTTTAAATAAAGAACTTAAGTTCTTATTTTTGCTAAACACCCTTTCAGGGCGTTGA
- a CDS encoding antirestriction protein ArdA, which produces MSDLLPRIYVACLAAYNDGHLHGIWLDADQDVDILQESITEMLRLSPESNAEEHAIHDVENFGSLTIHEYESLTTVSAWAKFIVEHGKIGAELIAYCSGDIDQAVTVMEDCYHGAYNSEPDFVEEFLDQIGTQIPENLRWYVDYEKMARDWFISDFFSLKVDGDVHVFSSY; this is translated from the coding sequence ATGTCTGATTTATTACCTAGGATATATGTTGCCTGTTTGGCTGCATACAACGATGGCCATTTACACGGGATTTGGCTGGATGCGGATCAGGATGTGGATATTTTGCAAGAATCCATTACTGAAATGCTCCGCTTAAGCCCTGAGTCCAATGCTGAAGAGCATGCTATTCATGATGTTGAGAATTTCGGCTCTCTAACAATACATGAATATGAAAGCTTAACTACTGTTTCAGCATGGGCAAAGTTCATTGTTGAGCATGGAAAGATAGGTGCTGAACTCATTGCTTATTGCAGTGGGGATATCGATCAAGCCGTCACAGTGATGGAAGATTGCTATCACGGCGCTTATAACAGTGAGCCTGATTTTGTTGAAGAATTTCTCGACCAAATAGGCACACAAATACCTGAAAACCTGCGCTGGTATGTTGACTACGAAAAAATGGCTAGAGATTGGTTTATCTCGGATTTTTTTTCATTGAAGGTTGACGGAGACGTGCATGTGTTCAGTTCATACTGA